The genomic window ACCCGGGTTTGTTGTTCAAAACATACGTTGTTTTCTTCGTTTTAATTAAACCAGACTAGTAATTCACCTCTAAATAACATTTTTCCCTTagccatttaaaaaaatgaatttaaaattttatttcaaagaCTTGCCACGTTACTCTGCGTCCGACGCTAGTGTGAAAGAGCTTAAACCACTTTATAGAACGCGTGTGGTAAATAAGTGAGAATTTCCTATAGCCCAGGAGATTATGTAAGTTATGTAACACCCTTTTGACCTTGGAATATGGGAATCCAAGACATTGTCCACGAATTGgctacttgtttttttttttttttttttaattacttTATACCCCTCAAGTTGTACACTACACTCGCGGACTCTTCCAAACGATTACGCAAACCCATTTCTCACTAGATCAACGTAGGGAACAAGAAAGAACATCTATTACAGTTCATGTGCGCTTTTCTAATACACTCCGTCCCACACGAGGTGGAGAATTACAGCCATAGTTGGCCCTTTTGCCCCCAAGTCATGGGCGATAGCTCGGAGCACATCTGATAACAATCTGGGCGAATGAACGCCAAGCCTCCTAACTTGGCAAGGCCCGGGTCCGTCCGTGCCGCCCGCCTACGAGAGGCCCAGCGAAGGGGTAGGCATTCTTCATATACCAGAATGGCTGAGAACTTCTCACGTTACAAACACGTCTAATGGGTATTGTTTTAGAAGGCTGGAGATACAGAAGAAGGTAACTCTACACCGCTTGCTGAGTAGTGTTAGACATGCTCTTATTGTCGCTGTGAGTGACAGGGTGTCCGGACACGACAATGCCCGTCCTGTTCTCTATTGATGACAAAAGACGCGTGGGCCAATCAGCGGCGCGGCCCGACCATTCCCAGCCTTTgtaaatacaaaacacacatcCCGTTTCATTAGTCCGCGTCCAGTTCAAGCCGAGTCGGTGCGTacggtgtatgtgtgtgttgtgcTTGCTCGGTGTCTGTTCAACTTGAGGGGATGGCAAACGCGGTGGAGAACGTTAATCCGAACGTGAACCAGGGAGTGGATATGGGCACGGGGACTCCTGGAGTCCAGACGAGCCAGACTATCAACGGGGGCGACACCGCCTCGACCCTGACGTTTTCTCCCGAGCAAGTCGCCTGCGTCTGCGAGGCTCTGCAGCAAGGCGGGGACATCGAGAGATTAGCACGATTTCTCTGGTCCCTGCCGCCCAACGAGTTGCTGAGAGGCAGCGAGAGCGTGCTGAAGGCCCGGGCCATCGTTGCTTTCCACCGGGGGAGTTTTAAAGAACTCTACGCCATTCTGGAGAGCCACAACTTCGACACGTCCAAccaccaaatgctgcaagacATGTGGTACAAGGCGCACTACATCGAAGCACAGAAAATCCGCGGCCGTCCCCTTGGAGCGGTGGATAAGTACAGACTGAGGAGAAAATTCCCGCTCCCTCGAACCATCTGGGACGGCGAGGAGACCGTCTACTGCTTCAAGGAGAAGGCAAGACAGGCCCTGAAGGAGATGTACAACAACAACCGGTACCCGACTCCAGACGAGAAGCGAAACTTAGCCAAGAAGACGGGCCTCACACTTACACAGGTCAGCAACTGGTTCAAGAACAGACGACAGAGAGACAGGACCCCATCCATACACAAGGGGTAAGTCTTATTGGTTAGGAACGGAGTTTGGCCACATGTTGTTATCACAGGCGTTGATTGAGCACAGCCACGCCGACATGACAGACCCAAACCAAAACAAACCACGCCAGTTTATTGCTCAATCTCCTTCCTCAATTAACTCGAACTGATTTGCTTTACAATGGGCCCATATCCTGTACTacggtgtttttgttgtctacCCTTCGGTAGTCCCGTCCCCCTCTATTCAGGCTTACCTAAATATTTGGAAGTGGTGCCTTACAACAAGTCAAGATACTGTGAATGGTCGGGCCGGGGGATTTGAGCCACATACCGACGTCTCGCGTCAGTGGCAAGACCTACCCCCGTGTCTACCCAGCGGCTCCGGTGTGAGTTATAATTATCCTCGAGAGCCACTCCAAGCACAACACAAgagtgtgtgtgtacacgtCAGTTCAACATGTTTTCTCCCTGACTGAATTCGTATGTACCTACAGTCTACACCCACCAAATCATTGACTCCCCAACACTACATTATCTTTTGTCAGAGACGAACCAAAGTTTACATTTCTACGAACCCCCCATCGTTGACCTGGATACACATCCAAGACAACTAGTTCCTAGAAAAAGTCGACCCAAGAttcccacacacaaacattacggtGTGAACTCCCGCTAGGATAAATCCCTCCCGGTGTATATTCTGCTGTTTATACACCTGCGAGTACGCTTAGCCACCAAGGTCTGTAGGCAAACGCACCAGGGGCTCATTAGATTGGAATTAGTCCAGCTATGCTCTAAGGAAAGATGTTCTAGGGGTCCAAGTTATCACGACATGTTGTTTCTGTTTTTAATACACAACTCTGTGTAGAATGGAAGGCAAGACTAAGAGAAATGTGGCGCTGGCAAGTGTTGACAGGACGTGTCTGTGGGAAGGGTTTCATCAAGATGGGGTCGGACCTGAAATAGTCAAGCCACGCTAAAGTTGTCTGTCAAAATTAGCCCCCAAGTTGTCGGTGAAGCCTTGGTTTATGGCAGTTATATTTCATAAGGACTGGCCTGTACGTTTATATCGACCCCTCCAGTTCACGTGCCGggcatttttgtgtttgtatacttttttccAGACGACAAGAAACGTCGGTGtgtgtcaaaatggcggccactGGTTACAGATCGGCCTAACCCAAACCTGTCACTGCCTGTCTCTCCCGTGTATCCCTGTGGCCCGAAGGGTCACTCACTCCCCGAACCTGCCAAATTTTGTGTTTGCTCGATTTATTTTGTACGTTTTTGTCGCCTCCCCTGCTGGCTTAATTATATTTTGACACCTCGATCAAATCAAAGTGTTAAAAGTAAACGCCTCCCGGGGCGGTGCATTCCAACCCCACGGTTCCTGAACAGACGGTTTTCATGTCCCCGGTCCGTTGATGATATTTACGTTTCGTAGTTTATGTTCGAGTACACTCTTGACCCTAAAGATTGTAGACATTGGAACTATTTCATGGGCTCATCCATGAACGTTTAGTTCTACAGTGTAGCTAACGTGGAGGCTGGAAAACTCAAATCTTACAGTACACAGATCTTTGTTCCAATAGTCTTGTACACGCCGGTTAATATTCCTTCACGTTGTCCCTAAGCGAATACTTTACATAATAACAACACGTTTTATAGGCCTGTGTAATGATTTATGGTTCATTGAGAAGTTGAAGTATACAATAGTCCACTTTGCTGTCCAATGGATTTTGCACGCATGTGTTGCTCATGTGAGGCGATGACGATTAATTTATTGATGGCTAGCTCTCTGTGTATACTAAAGTGTACTCGTCAGCTTCATTTTGTCTATCCCGTGTAGACGTGTTGTATCGAGAACGTCAAGTAAAGATAGACAAAACAAGATCATTCTTAACGATTCTATTCTCTCTGATTACGCAAGGCTAAGaaactattactagtatttctaCTCACGGTTTTCAATGTCGCAGAAAACTCCGTTTTCATTACTTGTTTGTTAAATCTGTCCAGGAAAAGTCAACTCGTGATATTTGTTCAGAGGGCTACCGGAGACGTAGATTCCAAAGTTTCTACAAGACCACACTGCACGAACTCTGCCTCTTACAATAACAATTGATATTGGCAGTGAAGTAGGAAGGGGAGGGGAGAATGGTGATAGTAGAAGAAACAGTTACTTGTAACGTATGATTATGTCTGATTATTTTGTCTGTAAGCATTTCCTTCCATTGTCTCAAAGGACGCATTTTAGCCGTATGGCTTCCCGTACATATGTTGAGGAAATGTGATAATTCTAGTGGCCCTGATTATATCTTTATTACTATCTAGTATCTATATGCGAACTGTAATATAAATATCAGCAGCATACAAATCCAAACATGTTGGTGCTCAAATATGCTTTGGTGTTTTGGAGACATTGTGAAAATCTATTTTTCTTTTTGCTCGATAAAACTGGGCACGTACTTATAGCTAAGATTTGAAGTTTCTTTAAAATGAACTGTGTAAGTATAAAATGGGAAAAAGAAAGACTGTAACTGAAGATTTGCTTGAACGACAGCAAGCTATCATGTCTTTTATAGCGACGAAATCAGACAAGTATTTTGCAGTATGTGTTCATCACATGTTGCTTTTCCGATTTCGCATTCCTATTCCGTGGTCGGTTAGCAACAAAACGGAACCCAAAGCAGACCCGTGTTTAGGGAAAACAAGTATACATCTTCACGACAAACAACACCTGCAGGACACTTATTAGATGGAACTACCTAAGACACGTTATTTACAGACACAGATCACTCCGTATCGATGACCAAAAACACTGGGCTTAGACATTTGCCCGAAACAATAATTTGCAGACGCTAGGTTCAAGATTGCTTTGCCTAGGTTGATAGTTTTCCGAGTTCTTATAATCAAAACGGCTTGGAAACTAGAGAGAGCCAGGTCTTTTATTTTGGTCAGAATCATTGGACAGGTGTACTTGGGTAACTGGTCAAATCATATATTTCACCAAGAGGGTTCGCAGGATTTTACG from Branchiostoma lanceolatum isolate klBraLanc5 chromosome 4, klBraLanc5.hap2, whole genome shotgun sequence includes these protein-coding regions:
- the LOC136432277 gene encoding homeobox protein SIX6-like yields the protein MANAVENVNPNVNQGVDMGTGTPGVQTSQTINGGDTASTLTFSPEQVACVCEALQQGGDIERLARFLWSLPPNELLRGSESVLKARAIVAFHRGSFKELYAILESHNFDTSNHQMLQDMWYKAHYIEAQKIRGRPLGAVDKYRLRRKFPLPRTIWDGEETVYCFKEKARQALKEMYNNNRYPTPDEKRNLAKKTGLTLTQVSNWFKNRRQRDRTPSIHKGDDRHSGLDSGDEDLKGHLNGDLSHDLSQLTARVDKMDSSIATTPVHAQQQQAQLQHHHSAHAHHMIGLDYPGDVETKSCVPTPHELLGSCSAVETSVLCTPVSTIVKGEPPQ